The stretch of DNA AAGCTAACTTCAAATTATGACAGTTCAAAGTCCTTGTGGAGAAATGTGAACTAGGCGCACTGGACGCGTTAGAGATCGATGTGGGAATCATTGTATTAAGAAGGAAATGATCTGTCTGATCGTTTCTTAACGAGCTGGAAACGAAGCAAAACGACCACGATAAATGACAATACGACAAAACGACCTGGACGAAATACAATCCACCACGAACACGAACTCTTGCACAAACTATCAATCACATTTCTCACAAATCGCACAAACATAACTCTTGTTCTCATTGCCTTTGCGAAAATCCCTATTCGCAAGACCAGACCAGAAAATCTCACCTCACCTCACAATATAGATAAAGTAATTGTTGTATATATGTTCAGTTCGCATTCATTGATTTTGTACAGCACTGAACAAGCTTAGTAAAATCAATTCGATCTATCCCATTTTTTATATGGTCATGTCATTTCATGATCTTTGATCGTATCAAACGAttaagatcaagatcatttCAATGCATCGTGTTTGTTGTGTCCTTCGAACAAAGGCAAGTCTCGATTCATCTACAATTGGGGTTATTTATCCATCTTTACATCGGTGGACGTCGACTTGATCTTGCTTGCTGATGGTGCATTGCCCTTAATGCATTGGTCACATGCTTCTTCGAATCGCCTATAGTTTGAATCTAAAATCCTACTGAGTTATCAAAGATGTTCTGTGGTATACTTCGAAAGCACCTTTTAAAGAAACATAAAGAATGGATAATGAGAGTTGATCAATAATGATTTACATGTAAAAgtgaagaagtgaagaaagaacGTTTCCAATATAGAACGAgtgaaggaaaagggaaacAAGATTAACCAAAATATGTGAGTATGGAAGAAAACGTTTTGGAATTGAACAAAATAGTGTATATATATTTGATATAGGTGATGCGAATTTGTATCTGATCTAATGTAAATTGTTTGGTGTATTGCAGGTATATAGAATTTTCGGTTTCTGATCGTAACATGAAATGAAGAATCTGAGGAAAGGTAGCTTTCTCCTCGTGAGGCTTCCTTTCCAACTTCATTCTATTGCATATATGGTTACTTATACGATACTAGGAGGACCTAATTCgtatacctatcatcatacatccaCGTACAACAAGATTGGTTCTCCCACTTCGTCTATCTCCGGTATAACGCACTATAGATGACAGGAGCATTAGGATCAGAATTAATATCCGTAGGAATAGGGAATCTAGATCTCGATTGCTCACCTTCAAATCAAATGCTTTGGCTAAAACAATTTTGAAGATCTTCTGTACGTTTATGGAATGCGATGTCGAACAGAATATCTACATCGTAAGACCCGAAATTAGCGTTCTTATTCCCTCTCGAAGCAGGCTGCAGCAAATCAACTAAAAGCTGATGCATACCAATGGAGCATGCATAGCTTTGGAGAACCGCTTAGCTTGCTTTgtgatttcttcttgttcttcacGAGGGAAAGAAGCAAATTGGTCGTATTTCGTACCGATCAATACTGGTATAGCGGTCTATCAAGGGTCATATTTCAGCGTTAGCAATAAGtctcattctcttccgtATCTGCTTTGCTCTTTGATCATGCTCTATTCCTGCCGATTGTAGCGCATTTCTCCCTCACATCTGTCCTCATCAACAGAAAGCATACTCATTTCTCCTCTCATTTCATTGACAATGAGATCcctaactcaccttgttgaaTCCCCTAGCTTGCCTATACCATTCCTTGACACTATTCAAGGTCGCCTTCCTCGTCAAATCAAACATGAACAATATCGCTACAGCATCATTCGATACTAGTGGTAACATCGATACGAATTCCCTCTGACCACCTAGATCCCATATCTAAGGCAATCAAACGATTCAGCTTGGTATCCTTAACCGGAGGTCGATGAGCCCCGGGTTGAAGCAGCTGAAAGTGAGAAGATAGTAATAAACTCACCGAAAATGTTATCTCGGTATTTCGTATCGTTATTGCCTTTTCCATGAAATTGACTCCTAGCGTTTGTATATAATCCTCACTGAGGGtgatcaatatcagcttcatggCATTGCTTGCAAACAGTAGCTGAAGAGCAACTCACTCAAAACTACCTTCGACGTATTTCACCATCAATGAAGTTTTACCAATCTGTGAATCTCCTACCATTCCAACTTTCAATACGATCCTGAATGGATGAACGAAAATCAGTATGCTACAGCTGTACGAGAAAAAGAGAGGGTTTCACCACTCCACGGAGAGAAAAGCACCCCTAAAGCTGGACTTACGAATTCCTATCTCCGccttcaccacctgataCCCTGCCGCTGCCTGATCCAGATGATATGTAGCCTTGGTCTGTCATAGTGCAATGTCGCTATATAGCTTGATACTGGGAGAATGAGATGTATTGCCTGGATCGATAGTACAACTTGATTAGAGAATGACGGTCCAAGAAGGTGTCGTGTGTAGGAGTTTGGTAATTGCTCGTTTGGAGGTCTACCGGAGTGGCCGGTTTGGGTGGACTCGATGGGTATTCGTAAGTGGTCAGCGGTCGTATGTGAGAACGAGTATGATGTTGAGAGGGGAATGAACTGATCAAGGCAGATGTGAGGAATTGGCAGGGTTTTCTGTTTCTCAAAGCTGAAAGTCGATGACCCAGGGTACGAGCACGGACCGTATACTGCGAGGTGGATGGCTTGTTTTGATGGGATTGTGAGTGAAGGTAAAGACAGGAAGACGAAATAGGTGTATTCGTGATTATGCGTGATGGGTCGTTAACGAGTGAGTGTGGTTGGACTATGACTGAGTGAGTGGTGAAGATGTCTTACGATATGTGTTTgtggggatgatgagatgaggaaggatgtTGTTGAGTTGTCATTCCGTTTGTTGCTTTCAGAGCTCAGACGCGTACTGCCATACTACCATAAACCAGGTGGCACATTTAaagttgatgttgatttctCATTACTCGTTGTGAGCAACTTGTCCTCATctcacttccttctcctgtaTCTAGATCCTATAATCAGGCATACAGCAACAACGAAAAGAGCAGCAACCATGTCTATCACAAGACTGGTACGCTCAGGTCCTCGACAGGTCAGCAGGATATCATCGACTGCCCTTCGTCCGGTACCCAAAACCACCCCAAAATATACCTCATCTCAAAACACCTTCCGAAAGACCCATACCCTCCTCTTGAAACCTTCTGTGATCCTCTCGAGACAATATGCATCAGCAGCAACTGCCATCAGACCTCCCGAGCCTATTCCAATACCTATAGAAGACGAAATCATTTCCAGACCTGTACAAGGAGCAGGCGATATCGTACCTGTCTTACAGGATATACAGAATCTGTTGGAAAATGAGATtggaggtgatgatgtatggtCAAAGAGGATAAGGAATAGTATAGAAGATCTGTCAGCTGAGAGAAGAGGCAGGATAGCTGGTAAGCAGACGGCCGAATCACAGACTTGAGCTCAGCTTTAGCTGATGTTGCAATCATAGTCATTGGTGACTCTCTCGCTGCACCTAGAGATGTAGTCTCGGCTTTGCTTCAAGACCCACTGGCGGATACTGAAGAGAGTAGAAGAGCTTTGCTGAATAGACATGATGGAGCGAATATAGATGTTTTCCAGATAGGGTAGGTTACATCTTTTGCATTGGTCTTTTGGCCTGTacctgaagctgatgatcatgcaTACGATTGAACAGGCATGGCCCTAACCCGCATAGAGAACCAGAATCATTGTCTCTATCCGCTTCATGGCTGCAAGCAACCGGATACGATGTGGTAGAAGTCAATAGTGAGCTAACTTTAGATACTTTATGGTCGGCCAGCTGACCTCTTGAATGTAGCCAAAAAAGCAGAAGACACAATGTCAACTCTCCTTTCAACCGATTCGCTGCTTGTTGTCCTCGACCCTATCAGGCTCATCGATACACCTCAACtctcctcccttcttcctctcgttcTATCTCGGGGATCCATTCATTTCGTTGTCAACGGCTATCTCCCTCCCAACACATCTCAAACAGCCATAGAAACCAAACTACGGGAACAACTGAGCAAGATCAAGGTTGATCCGTTAGAAGGATTGACATTCGACCCCGCTTCTATACCAGTATCTTTCGtcaaagctgagaaagctttGAACGCCCTCGACGCTTTAGCGGCCGGTCTACAGGATCATGGtccatcaacttcaacctcCAAAACGAGAGCTTTCGAGGTCTTCCAGAAACAATTCTTAGAATCGCATATTGGTCCATTAcaatcatcccttcttcaatcaatcaaatccaTCTCACAACCACAATTATCAACATCCCGTCAGGTCGCTGGATTAGCACTGTCACACGTTGAAAATACAATATCAACTGATAGGGATATAGTTAAAGATGCCCttcatactgtatctgaGCTCCGCCGCGGAGCACAGCAGGGCGCATCAAAAGCTAAACATCTCAGTGTGGCTAGTAGAGGTATAGAAGGAGGTTTAGTGGAAGGCTCGGTCGAATACGATATGAACAAGGTAAAATCCCAGTTGGAAGAAAGGTTCAATGGTAGATTAAGTTGGTTGGGGTTGATCGGAAGGACAAGAGTAGACGATGTTCAGTTCGAATTGACCAATCATCTGAATAATCATTTCGCTACCGATTTAGAGAAACAAGTCATATTTGAATCTGGTCGATTATCACATTTACAAATTCAATTAGATCAATTATCAGATCACACTATACGCCAATTATCTCATTCACAGTCCcattcaacctcaacaacccaTCCATTCACTTCTCCCCTATTGTTGAATCACTTATCGACCTTATCACTTTCTGTACCGCCTCTCACCCCCACATCATTGACTTCACCGATACTTACCAGACGAGAACAACTGTTGACTCAGTCGATACCGAGATTACATTCCTCAGCCCAGCGCGCCCTGCTCACCACTTACGCTACGTCCTTATTGGGGGTATCACTAAGCTGGATGAGTTACGTCCCACCTATAAGTCTCACTTCCGCGCCGACGGCTGTAGGTTTAGGTATACTCAGTGTGGTGGCTTCATTGGCTCTTGGACAGAGACTATGGGGTAAAGCGCAGAAGAAATTCtggagggattggaagaggataacgggaatgatgaaaggtgatttagaGGTGAGTCGCACTCAATTTATAGCACACACTGGACACATTCAAAACGAGCAGAAGCTTGACACTGCACGTGAATGCTAATCTGATTTCTCTGTTTTGCTTAGACACGCTTCGATACCGCTTTACGAACTCAGGTATTAGCGAAACCGCTCGTAGCGGCCGAGGGACTGGAAAAGTTGATACAGAAACGAGAAAAGAGGTTGGACGATTTGCAGGATAAAGTCAACGGGTTGAGCAAGAGGATATGATGATAGCTGGATCGCAAGATCTCAGATCCTCCATAATTTCGGAAGGGTCAACGAGGAAAATCCCACCACGTCAGCAGGAAATCAAGCATGAGTTTCAGTGGATGTGCTCTTTCATACCTTGCACACAAGAAATATCAAAACCGCTGAATGCGCGAACGTAGATAGATTTTGTCATCGTATCTGATGTCATGCTATATCAGATGCCTTAAAGTTACATCCGATATGAACACGAACTGGTTGTGAGCAAGTCT from Kwoniella europaea PYCC6329 chromosome 2, complete sequence encodes:
- a CDS encoding septum-promoting GTP-binding protein 1 — protein: MTDQGYISSGSGSGRVSGGEGGDRNSIVLKVGMVGDSQIGKTSLMVKYVEGSFDEDYIQTLGVNFMEKAITIRNTEITFSIWDLGGQREFVSMLPLVSNDAVAILFMFDLTRKATLNSVKEWYRQARGFNKTAIPVLIGTKYDQFASFPREEQEEITKQAKRFSKAMHAPLIFCSTSHSINVQKIFKIVLAKAFDLKCVIPEIDEVGEPILLYVDV